The Punica granatum isolate Tunisia-2019 chromosome 4, ASM765513v2, whole genome shotgun sequence sequence attgagaATAGATCTAAGTTAAATTTCAAGAGCTATTACTGCTAGTTAatcctaataaaaaaaaatcatatcttTCCGACTATGCTCATTTAACTAAAGTCTTTCCCTGGAAGGCAGGTTTTTCTGCACCAATTTATTGTGATAGGATTGAGCTGATCCGTGAAAAATATCTGCGGCATTTGCATTAATCATCAAGGAGTAAATAATTAGTTTTGATAGATCCAATAGAAGTAAAGTTTCTTACTCTTAAGTGGGTCGATCTAACTCAATTGAATGAATCGGAGCATAATTGAGTTTTTGGATATTAAAGtccacactgaaaaaaaaaaaaaaagcttttttCAATTGGATTATTGAACTAAGTCGTGTCCCCCTAATTAGAAGTAGATATATACATTGCGTACTCGCTTAGACACAATGAGTCTAGAAGGGTAGCCGCCTTTTAATCctttacatatatgtgtgtgtatgtaaaattaaagttaattaaTGGCCTACCCGATCAAATAGGATTCATACAAGTGCCAGTAGTTTGCGAAAGTCTCTTACCAAAAAAGGCATGACTTGATTATCTTGCCTTCAACAAACAATTTTGATGGCAACCTCAATTAATTAGGACACCAAACCCTAATGCTAGAGGCTGTAGGAGAAAGGTGTGTCGGACAATTTCAGACTATCATTATTAAGTCTCTCTAACGTTTGCCCGATTTTAGGAACCCCTCACGTCATTGATAACACCATTACCTATAAAGGGATCCGTTTAGTTTGGTTTTCTGTCTATCcggaaatgaaaaatatatgtatataattaatgaatccgtttagtttgatttttttttgatttccccaaaaaaaaaatcccgaTGGATTTCCTTGGTAATATTACCTCCTATCCTTTCCCACCTCTCTCGTATTTTTCTTGCATTTTTGAAGTCTAAAATCCCCCATCCACCCACCCCTCAAGCCAATTCCTTAACCATTGAGTTACGGGCATTGTTCTTGTCATTTTTCTATACTTAATTATATTTGCATTACTTgtctttaatattttcatttttaaaaaataaaaaacttgtAATATTAGCAATTTTGCattgataatatatacatttaataataaattcaacattatttatctatataatgCATGtgatatttaattgaaaataatcaCATCGTTTATTTGATCGATCTAAATAGATTTTAATGTAACATAATCGAGAATTTTATAGACTCTCCCTTACGAGTTCGAACATGCTTTTCACTACTATTTATTTTGAGATTTTATTTCTAATACTATTTATCCcgttcattctttttttttttaacttttcatgTACAATATTAAAATGGTAAGATACTACAAAATGCATATGTTTATGACTTGCGCTCCGAGCGTAAACATAATCTCAATTATAATGTTTACGCTTTATATacttatatctatatatattttttcaaaaactcaaaattttaaagattcaaattaattaatttcatatttactaTAAATATTTAACACTTTCAAtcctaaattaaattaattttatatttaagttacaatataatattctcttcaggaaatataatttatatgtgatatatatctCTACAATTATTATCGTaaaacaaatattaattttctcattctatattttatttttttaataaaaaattgatactTTTTACTTTACCGAGGGATTTTCCCTCTGTAAATCCCTCGATAATATTGCCGAGGAAAAattggtaattttttttaaaaaaatttaccttTTCCCTCACTAAATCCCTCGGTAATTTAACCGAGGGATTTTTTCCTtggtaaattatttttaaaaaatatttttttgtaattctcCAAGGGAAAAATCTCTAGGTAATCCcttgttaatttatttttaatagtttttttaattattttattttaccgAGGGACACAATCCTCGGTAATTCCCTCAATAATCCCGGTATTTTTAGTAGTGACACGGGGacctgaatatatatattcacgaCAACTATAATTAAGAAACGATTGAGATGAGCAATATGTGGAATGATATGTCATCGCGGATATATTGCAAGCCTTGTGGAAAGGGCCAAGTACTGTAAAATTATTATGGACGAGGATGCCCCACAACGAGTTCCAAATATTTGCGCCGAGAACATGGTCTATCAATGTAATATTAACCGCAATAACCACCCCAAATTTTCCAGAGAAACCACCCCCAAGAAAGGGTCAGATGTAACCTTTGTGTGAATCTTGAGTTCATGCAGTTCAATGGTCATATGTTCTCCATGAACATGCTTACCACATCCTTCAACCTTGTCCGTCAtctataaaaaagaaagtttgCACAAACCCTTCAAAATCAAGcaatcaattttaatttgctGTGGAGTATCCAAAACATACATCTCATATGTTGGTATTAGTACCTGCAATTCTCTTGCTGCTCGTCTCGTCCACAAACTGGACTGCCACAGCCGAAACCGAACTTGTGAAGTCGGTAATAAACCAATTTATTGACACTTCGTTAGACTGATTATTATAAAGTAGGGGGCTATGTTGGGCTTGATCTTTAATAAGGACTGACTGCGTTGGCATGATTATAAATTGATAGAGACACGTTTTCACATTTATCTTGAACGTCTGTATAGTTGATGATCGATTTATTTCTCTGCATTCCTGGATTATATCATGTACTGTCAGGTCTGCCAGCAGACTTTCGATTATGCCGGGTGCGTGGAGGCCCTCTCATCGGACTCCCGAACAAATGATGCCACCAACCTCACAACTCTCGTGACCATATGCCTCGACCTGGCACTGGCCAATGCGACTGACATTGTGGGGTTTGTGAAGCAGATGGCTGAGGACCCCAGCACGAACCCGGACCTGAAGTCCGTGCTCAGTGACTGTGTCTTCGGGTACCAGGACACAGTTGGGTCATTCCGGAGCGCGGGCCACAAAGTGAGATCTAAATCAGAAGTGCAGCTGCGGGTCGCATTGTATGAAGTGGCGGCAGCAATAGATGGGCCAGAGAGCTGCCGATTGGAACTGGCGGACCATAACTTGAGCGAGCCTCCAGAAATATTTAAACGATACGGTTACATTCGCTTGTTCAGTATCATTGGAGATGTTCTCCTCGAACTTATGCTCCACATGAATTAACTACCACAGGAGATTGGAGAGGTAACAATGAAAGCGGGAAAGGCCAGTCAATGAATTATCTGCCATCACCATACTATATATCCTCTCTTTTGTCTTAAGTTCAAGATGGAGCAATAAAAGGAATTGAAGAGAATAGTAGATTTGAATAGAATCGAATTACATATTCCGTTCGTCGATTTATTCTCTCCAGTGAAAAACGGGCCGAAGCCAAAAATACAAAACTAATTAAGCAACATCCTCCATCGATATTGTAAGTTCTATTACAAGTTGTTAAAAAAAGCCAATAAATCAAGCTCTTTCGGATACAAAGGCAGGTCTCGTATTAATTTGCGTATGATTGAGCATATTCGATGACAAACTAGTTATAGATTTAATCTtcaaagagaaagaaaggaagCATTAGGAACACGAAATAATTCGTCTGCCAAACAAGGCAAACCATTGTGTTCCATATGATATTTGATTCGATACGGGTTCTCATGAAGACCAAAAGAAGATTTATCGACTCGGTCGCGTGTGCCTAATAAGTAGATATATGTTACGTACTCGCTTAGGTAAT is a genomic window containing:
- the LOC116205912 gene encoding uncharacterized protein LOC116205912 is translated as MLVLVPAILLLLVSSTNWTATAETELVKSVCQQTFDYAGCVEALSSDSRTNDATNLTTLVTICLDLALANATDIVGFVKQMAEDPSTNPDLKSVLSDCVFGYQDTVGSFRSAGHKVRSKSEVQLRVALYEVAAAIDGPESCRLELADHNLSEPPEIFKRYGYIRLFSIIGDVLLELMLHMN